One Armatimonadota bacterium DNA window includes the following coding sequences:
- the gabT gene encoding 4-aminobutyrate--2-oxoglutarate transaminase, which produces MTRASPHDTLPGPQSAAWLEEKDRWVARAIGIHLPAVVARAEGAILQDLDGHTFIDLAGGVGCMNVGHSHPAVVAAVVEQVGRFTHTDFSVAPYEGYIRLCRRLCQLAPGPRPKKALLLNSGTEAVENAVKIARAVTGRPALVAFEGAFHGRTYMSLSLTSKIDPYKRNFGPFMPEVYRVPYPDPYRLPDATRTVLRRLEDLFTAHVQADRVAAFVVEPVLGEGGFVVPPPDFFPQLRALADRHGILLIVDEIQTGFGRTGRMFAIEHWGVEPDLMTVAKSLAAGLPLSAVVGAREIMDALPEGSLGGTYVGNPVACAAALAVLEVMEAQRLTDRAAALGARMLERFRALAARVPLVGDVRGLGAMVAMELVRDRATREPAPRETLEVTRRAASRGVLVLRAGLYNNVIRILTPLVIPDDLLDQALDVLEECVLEVSQSAQSPQSTQSAQSDCADRADRGDRVD; this is translated from the coding sequence ATGACGCGCGCGTCCCCGCATGACACGCTGCCCGGCCCGCAGTCGGCCGCCTGGCTGGAGGAGAAGGACCGGTGGGTCGCCCGCGCCATCGGCATCCACCTGCCTGCCGTCGTCGCGCGGGCCGAGGGCGCGATCCTGCAGGACCTGGACGGGCACACCTTCATCGACCTGGCCGGCGGGGTGGGATGCATGAACGTGGGCCACTCCCACCCCGCGGTGGTCGCCGCGGTGGTGGAGCAGGTTGGCAGGTTCACCCACACCGACTTCAGCGTGGCTCCCTACGAGGGCTACATCCGGCTGTGCCGCCGCCTGTGCCAGCTGGCCCCGGGCCCGCGGCCCAAGAAGGCCCTGCTGCTCAACTCGGGCACCGAGGCGGTGGAAAACGCCGTCAAGATCGCCCGCGCCGTCACCGGGCGGCCCGCCCTGGTGGCGTTTGAGGGAGCGTTCCACGGCCGCACCTACATGAGCCTGTCCCTGACCAGCAAGATCGATCCCTACAAGCGCAACTTCGGCCCGTTCATGCCCGAGGTCTACCGGGTGCCGTATCCCGACCCCTACCGCCTCCCCGACGCCACCCGCACGGTCCTGCGGCGCCTGGAGGACCTGTTCACCGCCCACGTGCAGGCCGACCGGGTGGCGGCCTTCGTGGTGGAGCCGGTCCTGGGCGAGGGCGGATTCGTGGTCCCCCCTCCCGACTTCTTCCCCCAGCTGCGGGCCCTGGCCGACCGCCACGGCATCCTGCTCATCGTGGACGAGATCCAGACCGGGTTCGGCCGCACCGGGCGGATGTTCGCCATCGAGCACTGGGGGGTGGAGCCCGACCTGATGACGGTCGCCAAGTCCCTGGCGGCGGGCCTGCCCCTCTCGGCGGTGGTGGGCGCGCGGGAGATCATGGACGCGCTGCCGGAAGGGTCCCTGGGCGGCACCTATGTGGGCAACCCCGTGGCGTGCGCCGCGGCGCTGGCGGTCCTGGAGGTGATGGAAGCGCAGCGCCTGACCGACCGCGCCGCCGCCCTGGGCGCGCGGATGCTGGAGCGGTTCCGCGCCCTGGCCGCCCGGGTGCCCCTGGTGGGCGACGTGCGGGGGCTGGGCGCGATGGTGGCCATGGAGCTGGTGCGGGATCGCGCCACCCGCGAGCCGGCCCCGCGGGAAACCCTTGAGGTGACCCGCCGCGCCGCCTCCCGCGGCGTCCTGGTGCTGCGGGCGGGGCTGTACAACAACGTGATCCGCATCCTGACGCCGCTGGTCATTCCCGACGACCTGCTGGACCAGGCCCTGGACGTGCTGGAGGAGTGCGTGCTGGAGGTGTCTCAATCTGCGCAATCTCCTCAATCTACGCAATCTGCTCAATCCGATTGCGCAGATCGCGCAGATCGCGGAGATCGCGTAGATTGA
- the rlmD gene encoding 23S rRNA (uracil(1939)-C(5))-methyltransferase RlmD — MKVTVAVQSVNLEGDGVGAVGARRVAVPFALPGEEAVVEITRAGRRAEGTIVALVRRSADSIPPRCRHFGACGGCQWQHAAYPAQLAYKTALVREALRPVLDGTGAVVREAVGADPWAYRQRVQAAVGLRRDRVVAGYYARAGELRVINVQECPIQPEVNVRLLHAVRDAVAVLGWPVYDRTTGAGLVRGVVGQVGFHTGEVMVILCATREVPDRMALVRALVGRVPGLVSVQLSVQPARTPEMLGSVRLLWGRPYIEDVIAGLRLRLYATAAVPPNPRAVPLYLEAIGRAVAGAGVVVDVACEEGLVPLALSSRASRAVGVAPDRDAMHRAWENADLNGIRNCVFYTRSPAGVLRKLRERGEAVDAVVATARGEPTAPEVFAEAARAGARRLACASHSLTLLARDVAAARQCGFVPVEVQPVDLLPQTSRIHAVVALRRE; from the coding sequence ATGAAGGTCACCGTCGCCGTCCAGAGCGTGAACCTCGAGGGCGACGGGGTGGGGGCGGTGGGCGCCCGGCGGGTGGCCGTGCCCTTCGCCCTGCCCGGGGAAGAAGCCGTGGTGGAGATCACCCGCGCCGGGCGGCGGGCGGAGGGGACGATCGTGGCGCTGGTGCGCCGGTCGGCCGACAGCATCCCACCCCGCTGCCGGCACTTCGGCGCCTGTGGAGGCTGCCAGTGGCAGCACGCCGCGTACCCGGCCCAGCTGGCCTACAAGACGGCCCTGGTCAGGGAGGCGTTGCGCCCGGTCCTGGACGGCACGGGAGCCGTGGTCCGCGAGGCCGTGGGCGCCGATCCGTGGGCGTACCGCCAGCGGGTGCAGGCCGCCGTCGGCCTGCGCCGCGACCGGGTGGTGGCCGGCTACTACGCCCGCGCGGGGGAGTTGCGGGTGATCAACGTCCAGGAGTGCCCCATCCAGCCCGAGGTCAACGTCCGGCTGCTCCACGCCGTGCGCGACGCGGTGGCCGTTCTGGGGTGGCCGGTGTACGACCGGACCACCGGCGCGGGGCTGGTCCGCGGGGTGGTGGGACAGGTGGGGTTCCACACCGGCGAGGTCATGGTCATCCTGTGCGCCACCCGAGAGGTGCCCGACCGGATGGCGCTGGTGCGCGCCCTGGTGGGCCGCGTGCCCGGCCTGGTGTCCGTGCAGCTGTCGGTGCAGCCCGCGCGGACGCCCGAGATGCTGGGGTCGGTGCGGCTGCTGTGGGGCCGCCCCTACATCGAGGACGTGATCGCCGGCCTGCGCCTGCGCCTGTACGCCACCGCCGCCGTGCCTCCCAACCCGCGGGCGGTGCCCCTCTACCTGGAGGCCATCGGCCGGGCGGTCGCCGGCGCCGGGGTTGTGGTGGACGTCGCCTGCGAGGAGGGGCTGGTGCCGCTGGCGCTGTCCTCCCGGGCGTCCCGGGCGGTGGGGGTGGCCCCGGACCGCGACGCGATGCACCGGGCGTGGGAGAACGCCGACCTCAACGGCATCCGCAACTGCGTCTTCTACACGCGATCGCCCGCCGGCGTCCTGCGCAAGCTCCGGGAGCGGGGGGAGGCGGTGGATGCCGTGGTGGCCACGGCCCGCGGCGAGCCCACGGCGCCGGAGGTCTTCGCCGAGGCGGCCCGGGCCGGCGCCCGCCGCCTGGCCTGCGCCAGCCACTCGCTGACCCTGCTGGCCCGGGACGTGGCGGCGGCCCGGCAGTGCGGGTTCGTGCCGGTGGAGGTCCAGCCGGTGGACCTGCTGCCCCAGACCAGCCGCATCCACGCCGTGGTGGCCCTGAGGCGTGAGTGA
- the gatB gene encoding Asp-tRNA(Asn)/Glu-tRNA(Gln) amidotransferase subunit GatB: MARGVAVGYEVVIGLEIHVQMLTRTKMFCACPVAFGAPPNTLTCPVCLGLPGSLPVINRRAVELGLRTAVALNCTVHPASQFHRKNYYYPDLPKNYQITQYRYKVHPPLATDGVLEIPTPDGRRAIGIRRVHLEEDTGRLVHAVRDGRVTHSLVDYNRSGVPLMEIVTEPDLRSPQEARVFLSRLRAVLQALEVSTGRMEEGSLRCDANVSLRRPGDALGTRTEVKNMNSLRAVERALTYEVDRQRALLERGEAVEQETRHWDERREVTFASRAKEEAQDYRYFPEPDLVPIVVDARWLEEIRATLPELPDARRRRYVETFGLSEYDADLLTSSAALARFFEETVRLYPQPKVVCNWLTGDVAAFCHAEGVELDELPVTPDHLAEMLSLIEAGTISGRIAKEILPDVLRGARPRAVVEERGLVQISDEAALAAVVDQVLAEHPGAASEYRAGKVQALTFLVGQVMRRTRGRANPELVNRLLRERLGA, translated from the coding sequence GTGGCGCGGGGCGTGGCGGTGGGCTACGAGGTGGTCATCGGGCTGGAGATTCACGTCCAGATGCTGACCCGCACCAAGATGTTCTGTGCGTGCCCGGTGGCCTTCGGGGCGCCTCCCAACACCCTGACCTGCCCCGTGTGCCTGGGACTGCCGGGCTCGCTGCCGGTGATCAACCGCCGGGCAGTGGAGCTCGGGCTGCGAACGGCGGTGGCGCTGAACTGCACCGTCCACCCCGCCAGCCAGTTCCACCGCAAGAACTACTACTATCCCGACCTGCCCAAGAACTACCAGATCACCCAGTACCGCTACAAAGTCCACCCGCCCCTGGCCACCGACGGCGTCCTGGAGATCCCCACCCCCGACGGCCGGCGGGCCATCGGTATCCGGCGGGTCCACCTGGAGGAGGACACGGGGCGGCTGGTGCACGCCGTGCGGGACGGGCGCGTGACCCACAGCCTGGTGGACTACAACCGCAGCGGCGTGCCCCTGATGGAGATCGTCACCGAGCCCGACCTGCGCTCCCCCCAGGAGGCCCGGGTGTTTCTCAGCCGGTTGCGGGCGGTCCTGCAGGCCCTGGAGGTCAGCACCGGACGGATGGAGGAAGGCAGCCTGCGCTGCGACGCCAACGTGTCGCTGCGCCGCCCCGGGGACGCCCTGGGCACGCGCACCGAGGTCAAGAACATGAACTCCCTGCGGGCGGTGGAGCGGGCCCTGACCTACGAGGTGGACCGCCAGCGGGCGCTGCTGGAGCGGGGGGAGGCGGTGGAGCAGGAGACCCGGCACTGGGATGAGCGGCGGGAGGTCACCTTCGCCTCCCGGGCCAAGGAGGAGGCCCAGGACTACCGGTACTTCCCCGAACCCGACCTTGTCCCCATCGTGGTGGACGCCCGCTGGCTGGAGGAGATCCGGGCCACGCTGCCCGAGCTGCCCGACGCCCGGCGCCGGCGCTACGTGGAGACCTTCGGCCTGTCCGAGTACGACGCCGACCTGCTGACGTCGTCGGCCGCCCTGGCCCGGTTCTTCGAGGAGACGGTGCGGCTGTATCCTCAGCCCAAGGTGGTGTGCAACTGGCTGACGGGGGACGTGGCCGCCTTCTGCCACGCCGAGGGTGTGGAGCTGGACGAGCTGCCGGTGACGCCGGACCACCTCGCCGAGATGCTGTCCCTCATCGAGGCGGGGACCATCAGCGGCCGCATCGCCAAGGAGATCCTGCCCGACGTCCTGCGGGGCGCCCGCCCCCGGGCGGTGGTGGAGGAGCGCGGGCTGGTGCAGATCAGCGACGAGGCCGCCCTGGCGGCCGTGGTGGACCAGGTCCTGGCCGAGCACCCGGGGGCGGCATCCGAGTACCGCGCCGGCAAGGTCCAGGCGCTCACGTTCCTGGTGGGCCAGGTGATGCGCCGCACCCGCGGGCGGGCCAACCCCGAGCTGGTGAACCGGCTGCTGCGGGAGCGGCTGGGGGCATGA
- the gatA gene encoding Asp-tRNA(Asn)/Glu-tRNA(Gln) amidotransferase subunit GatA, giving the protein MAPSELVRACLDRIQRLDGLLHAFLHVDADGALRAAREWDDRYARGEDLPPLAGLPVAVKDIICTAGMPTTAGSRILAGWVPPYDATVIERLRRAGAIVLGKTNLDEFAMGSSTENSAFGPTRNPWDLERVPGGSSGGSAAAVAAGLAPLALGTDTGGSIRQPAGLTGTVGLKPTYGRVSRYGLVAFASSLDQIGPMTRTVGDAALLLQVIAGWDPRDSTSVPRDVPDYRAALEGEIRGIRLGLVREAFGAGIQPGVRDTVLAAAAVLEGLGAVVEEVSLPTLDYALPTYYLLATSEASANLARYDGVQYGLRVPGPDPDTMYARTRREGFGAEVKRRIMLGTYALSAGYYEGFFLKAQRVRTLIRRDFARVLDAVDLVLMPVSPTVAFRLGERVEDPLQMYLADVYTIPVNLAGLPGISVPCGFARPDAGGAELPVGLQLIGRPFDEATVLKVARAYEQATDWHRRRPPLVETLRGGGA; this is encoded by the coding sequence ATGGCCCCCAGCGAGCTGGTCCGGGCGTGCCTGGACCGGATCCAGCGCCTGGACGGCCTCCTGCACGCCTTCCTGCACGTCGACGCCGACGGCGCGCTGCGGGCGGCGCGGGAGTGGGACGATCGCTATGCCCGCGGCGAGGATCTCCCGCCCCTGGCCGGGCTGCCGGTGGCCGTCAAGGACATCATCTGCACCGCCGGGATGCCCACCACCGCCGGATCCCGGATCCTGGCGGGGTGGGTGCCGCCGTACGACGCCACCGTGATCGAGCGGCTGCGCAGAGCCGGCGCCATCGTCCTGGGCAAGACCAACCTGGACGAGTTCGCCATGGGCTCGTCCACCGAGAACTCGGCGTTCGGGCCGACCCGCAACCCCTGGGACCTGGAGCGGGTCCCCGGAGGCAGCAGCGGAGGGTCGGCGGCGGCCGTGGCCGCGGGGCTGGCGCCTCTGGCCCTGGGCACCGACACCGGCGGGTCGATCCGCCAGCCCGCCGGGCTGACCGGCACCGTGGGCCTCAAGCCCACCTACGGCCGGGTCTCCCGCTACGGCCTGGTGGCGTTCGCGTCGTCTCTGGACCAGATCGGTCCCATGACCCGCACCGTGGGCGATGCGGCCCTCCTTCTCCAGGTGATCGCCGGGTGGGATCCCCGCGACTCCACGTCGGTCCCCCGGGACGTTCCCGACTACCGGGCAGCCCTGGAAGGTGAGATCCGGGGCATCCGCCTGGGACTGGTCCGGGAGGCGTTCGGGGCGGGCATCCAGCCGGGGGTGCGGGACACTGTCCTGGCGGCGGCGGCGGTCCTGGAGGGCCTGGGGGCGGTGGTGGAGGAGGTCTCCCTGCCCACGCTGGACTACGCCCTGCCGACCTACTACCTTCTGGCCACCTCCGAGGCCAGCGCCAACCTGGCGCGCTACGACGGCGTGCAGTACGGCCTGCGGGTCCCGGGACCCGACCCCGACACCATGTACGCCCGCACCCGGCGGGAGGGGTTCGGGGCCGAGGTGAAGCGGCGGATCATGCTGGGCACCTACGCCCTGTCGGCGGGATACTACGAAGGGTTCTTCCTGAAGGCCCAGCGGGTGCGGACCCTGATCCGGCGGGACTTCGCCCGGGTGCTGGACGCCGTGGACCTGGTCCTGATGCCGGTGTCGCCGACGGTGGCGTTCCGCCTGGGCGAGCGGGTGGAGGATCCCCTGCAGATGTACCTGGCCGACGTCTACACGATCCCCGTGAATCTGGCGGGATTGCCGGGGATCTCGGTGCCCTGCGGGTTCGCGCGCCCCGACGCCGGGGGCGCCGAGCTGCCCGTGGGCCTGCAGCTGATCGGGCGGCCGTTTGACGAGGCCACGGTCCTGAAGGTGGCCCGGGCCTACGAGCAGGCCACCGACTGGCACCGGCGGCGGCCGCCCCTGGTGGAGACGCTGCGGGGAGGAGGGGCCTAG
- the gatC gene encoding Asp-tRNA(Asn)/Glu-tRNA(Gln) amidotransferase subunit GatC, translated as MAIDPSVVDHVARLARLELTADERARLARQLSHILEYFARLDRLDTEGVEPTSHVVEMSNVFRDDVPGTPLPREVVLASAPEHEDGFFKVPPILEWEPQP; from the coding sequence ATGGCCATTGACCCCTCGGTGGTGGACCACGTGGCGCGGCTGGCGCGCCTGGAGCTGACCGCGGACGAACGGGCGCGCCTGGCCCGGCAGCTCAGCCACATCCTGGAGTACTTCGCCCGCCTGGACCGGCTGGACACCGAGGGCGTGGAGCCGACGTCCCACGTGGTGGAGATGAGCAACGTGTTCCGGGACGACGTCCCCGGCACGCCGCTGCCCCGGGAGGTCGTCCTGGCGTCGGCGCCGGAGCACGAGGACGGGTTCTTCAAGGTCCCCCCCATCCTGGAGTGGGAGCCGCAGCCCTGA
- a CDS encoding ABC transporter permease, translating to MAAWRSGTLDLLRRLRRNPLSLAGVGLITFFVLVALLAPVLAPPPPGHRDPYQIPHESFAPDPRPPHPGHPFGTTTEQFDLYYGIVWGTRTAFRVSLTVIGISVAIGLVVGGLAGYRGGRVDEVFMRLTDIFLAFPGLILAVVIVAILGKGLDKVLIALSLVSWPTYARLLRGEILSIRQRDFVEAARALGAGDLRIFVRHIIPNTIYPVVVYGSLDMASVVISAAALSFLGLGAEVGYADWGMLINLSRSWIIGSPGHALEYWFTFVFPGAAISLFVLGWNLLGDAFRDILDPRLRGSR from the coding sequence ATGGCGGCCTGGCGCAGCGGCACCCTGGACCTGCTGCGCCGGCTGCGGCGCAACCCCCTGTCGCTGGCGGGGGTGGGGCTGATCACCTTCTTCGTGCTGGTGGCCCTCCTGGCGCCCGTCCTGGCCCCGCCCCCTCCCGGCCACCGGGATCCGTACCAGATCCCCCACGAGTCGTTCGCCCCCGACCCGCGGCCGCCCCACCCGGGGCACCCCTTCGGCACCACCACCGAGCAGTTTGACCTGTACTACGGCATCGTGTGGGGCACCCGCACCGCCTTCCGGGTGTCCCTGACGGTCATCGGCATCTCGGTGGCCATCGGCCTGGTGGTGGGCGGGCTGGCCGGCTACCGCGGGGGGCGGGTGGACGAGGTGTTCATGCGGCTGACGGACATTTTCCTGGCCTTCCCGGGGCTGATTCTGGCCGTGGTGATCGTGGCCATCCTGGGCAAGGGGCTGGACAAGGTCCTCATCGCCCTCTCCCTGGTCTCCTGGCCCACCTACGCCCGGCTGCTGCGGGGCGAGATCCTGTCCATCCGCCAGCGCGACTTCGTGGAGGCGGCCCGGGCGCTGGGGGCCGGCGACCTGCGCATCTTCGTCCGGCACATCATCCCCAACACCATCTACCCGGTGGTGGTGTACGGGTCGCTGGACATGGCCAGCGTGGTGATCTCCGCCGCCGCCCTCTCCTTCCTGGGCCTGGGGGCCGAGGTGGGCTACGCCGACTGGGGCATGCTGATCAACCTGTCCCGGTCGTGGATCATCGGCAGCCCGGGACACGCCCTGGAGTACTGGTTCACCTTCGTCTTCCCGGGTGCGGCCATCTCCCTGTTCGTGCTGGGGTGGAACCTGCTCGGCGACGCGTTCCGGGACATCCTGGACCCGCGGCTGCGCGGGTCCCGGTAG
- a CDS encoding ABC transporter permease, which translates to MLTFILRRLLLLPLVVLGTTILIFALTQLLSPAMRASLFVRDANQMRDLPAIIRKYGLDRPFYEQYWTWLRGVLRGDLGYSFVARQTVAEAIRGYFPMTVELTVLSFGLIVGVGIWLGTLSAVHKDRWIDHFSRVLSIAGTGLPTFVWGLALLLVFYGILPWFPPGRLSLEADLFVHSDQFRRYTGMMTVDALLNRQWWIFWDALRHLVLPSLTLAYFIAAVLVRVTRSSMLETLRQDYVRTARAKGLDERTVIRKHARRNALIPVITLSSLVLVGLLSGAVITETIFDLPGIGRWGAQAAAQLDIAAVTGFALFVAVLTVLGNMAADILYALVDPRIRY; encoded by the coding sequence GTGCTGACCTTCATCCTCCGCCGGCTGCTGCTGCTCCCCCTGGTGGTCCTGGGGACGACCATCCTCATCTTCGCCCTCACCCAGCTGCTCTCCCCGGCCATGCGGGCCAGCCTGTTCGTCCGCGATGCCAACCAGATGCGGGATCTGCCGGCCATCATCCGCAAGTACGGGCTGGACCGGCCCTTCTACGAGCAGTACTGGACGTGGCTGCGGGGGGTGCTGCGGGGGGACCTGGGCTACTCCTTCGTGGCCCGCCAGACGGTGGCCGAGGCCATCCGGGGCTACTTCCCCATGACGGTGGAACTGACGGTCCTGTCCTTCGGCCTGATCGTGGGGGTGGGCATCTGGCTGGGGACCCTGTCGGCGGTGCACAAGGACCGCTGGATCGACCACTTCTCCCGGGTCCTGTCCATCGCCGGCACCGGGCTGCCCACCTTTGTGTGGGGGCTGGCGCTGCTGCTGGTGTTCTACGGCATCCTGCCGTGGTTCCCGCCGGGCCGGCTGTCCCTGGAGGCCGACCTGTTCGTCCACTCGGACCAGTTCCGCCGCTACACGGGCATGATGACGGTGGACGCGCTGCTGAACCGCCAGTGGTGGATCTTCTGGGACGCCCTGCGCCACCTGGTCCTGCCGTCCCTCACCCTGGCCTACTTCATCGCGGCGGTCCTGGTCCGGGTGACCCGGTCGTCCATGCTGGAGACCCTGCGGCAGGACTACGTGCGCACTGCCCGGGCCAAGGGGCTGGACGAGCGCACGGTGATCCGCAAGCACGCCCGCCGCAACGCCCTGATTCCGGTGATCACCCTCAGCAGCCTGGTCCTGGTCGGGCTGCTGTCGGGGGCGGTCATCACCGAGACGATCTTCGACCTGCCCGGCATCGGGCGGTGGGGGGCCCAGGCGGCCGCCCAGCTGGACATCGCCGCGGTGACGGGGTTTGCGCTGTTCGTGGCGGTCCTCACCGTCCTGGGCAACATGGCCGCCGACATCCTGTACGCCCTGGTGGACCCGCGGATCCGCTACTGA
- a CDS encoding ABC transporter substrate-binding protein, with amino-acid sequence MSGTRRWLLYLILLLALALVGVPGVAQGQAVKNPDTLIYAHAGDHDSLDPAWQYDTLSSGTTLWNVYETLIFFRGISVGDYVPLLAKQVPSLQNGLISADARTFTFPIDERARFSDGTPVTAEDVKYSLMRFMLMDRDGGPSWILLSTIIGEDTTRDKDGNLKPDIYDKVNRAIQVRGNNVVITLHRPYAPFLNIMASWSMVISKRAAIAKGDWDGTKATVAQLNNPKTNSDTKLFDGAIGSGPFVIERWDRQNKTVVLVRNDRYWRGTPPALRRVIFRTVEEFATRRLMLQQGDADVIDVGRAEQSQVEGLAGVRIVDDLATFVTQALFMNLKISAEGNPYIGSGKLDGNGIPPDFFSDVHVRRAIAYSFDYATFARDAYRGKITLGNGPIPRGMFGYNPRGQWYTTNRDRAIAEWREAWGGRVWDQGFKMTVLFNSGNTARRIASQILKSNLEALNPKFKVETQGLAWSTYLAQENEGKLPIYFLGWAADYADPDNFVYPFMHSNGTFTGAQSYKNPEVDRLIEEAQRTANPERRRQIYFRLQEIAYSDVPTIYLGYPTGFTVMRTWVRGWYWNPIFFVPTGYLYTLSKGQ; translated from the coding sequence ATGAGCGGAACGCGACGGTGGCTGCTGTACCTGATCCTGCTCCTGGCGCTGGCCCTGGTGGGCGTGCCCGGGGTCGCCCAGGGCCAGGCGGTCAAGAACCCCGACACGCTCATCTACGCCCACGCCGGCGACCACGACTCCCTGGACCCGGCGTGGCAGTACGACACCCTCAGCAGCGGGACGACCCTGTGGAACGTCTACGAGACCCTGATCTTCTTCCGGGGGATCTCGGTGGGCGACTACGTGCCGCTGCTGGCCAAGCAGGTGCCCAGCCTGCAGAACGGGTTGATCTCGGCCGACGCCCGCACCTTTACCTTCCCCATCGACGAGCGGGCGCGGTTCAGCGACGGGACGCCCGTGACCGCCGAGGACGTGAAGTACTCCCTGATGCGCTTCATGCTCATGGACCGGGATGGGGGGCCGTCGTGGATCCTGCTGTCCACCATCATCGGGGAGGACACCACCCGGGACAAGGACGGCAACCTCAAGCCCGACATCTACGACAAGGTCAACCGGGCCATCCAGGTGCGGGGCAACAACGTGGTCATCACCCTGCACCGGCCCTATGCGCCCTTCCTGAACATCATGGCCAGCTGGTCCATGGTGATCAGCAAGCGGGCGGCCATCGCCAAGGGCGACTGGGACGGCACCAAGGCCACGGTGGCCCAGCTGAACAACCCCAAGACCAACTCGGACACCAAGTTGTTTGACGGCGCCATCGGCTCCGGGCCGTTCGTCATCGAGCGGTGGGACCGGCAGAACAAGACCGTGGTCCTGGTCCGCAACGACCGCTACTGGCGCGGCACCCCGCCGGCGCTGCGCCGGGTCATCTTCCGCACCGTGGAGGAGTTCGCCACCCGCCGGCTGATGCTGCAGCAGGGCGACGCGGACGTCATTGATGTGGGACGGGCCGAGCAGTCCCAGGTGGAGGGGCTGGCCGGCGTGCGGATCGTGGACGACCTGGCCACCTTCGTCACCCAGGCCCTGTTCATGAACCTGAAGATCAGCGCCGAGGGCAACCCCTACATCGGCAGCGGGAAGCTGGACGGCAACGGCATCCCGCCCGACTTCTTCAGCGACGTGCACGTGCGCCGGGCCATCGCCTACTCGTTCGACTACGCCACGTTCGCCCGGGACGCCTACCGGGGCAAGATCACCCTGGGCAACGGGCCCATCCCCCGGGGCATGTTCGGCTACAACCCGCGGGGCCAGTGGTACACCACCAACCGCGACCGGGCCATCGCCGAGTGGCGGGAGGCCTGGGGCGGCCGGGTGTGGGACCAGGGCTTCAAGATGACGGTCCTGTTCAACAGCGGCAACACGGCCCGCCGCATCGCCTCCCAGATCCTCAAGAGCAACCTGGAGGCCCTCAACCCCAAGTTCAAGGTGGAGACCCAGGGGCTGGCCTGGTCCACCTACCTGGCCCAGGAGAACGAGGGCAAGCTGCCCATCTACTTTTTGGGGTGGGCCGCCGACTACGCCGACCCGGACAACTTCGTCTACCCGTTCATGCACAGCAACGGCACCTTCACCGGCGCCCAGTCCTACAAGAACCCCGAGGTGGACCGGCTGATCGAGGAGGCCCAGCGCACCGCCAACCCGGAGCGCCGCCGGCAGATCTACTTCCGGCTGCAGGAGATCGCCTACAGCGACGTGCCGACCATCTACCTGGGCTACCCGACGGGCTTTACGGTGATGCGCACGTGGGTGCGGGGCTGGTACTGGAACCCGATCTTCTTCGTCCCCACCGGGTACCTGTACACCCTGAGCAAGGGGCAGTGA